One Oncorhynchus keta strain PuntledgeMale-10-30-2019 chromosome 11, Oket_V2, whole genome shotgun sequence DNA window includes the following coding sequences:
- the LOC127906221 gene encoding PGC-1 and ERR-induced regulator in muscle protein 1-like gives MQTDHDRNNVISDDDLPLTTLPHPQPPPLPSIVVNEKPRASTRQRVQSEEPRASISHGGQPEEPRASLSHGGQPEEPRASISHGGQPEEPRASISHGGQPEEPRASISHGGQPEEPRASISHGGQPEEPRASISHGGQPEEPRASISHGGQPEEPRASISHGGQPEEPRASISHGGQPEEPRASISHGGQPEEPRASISHGGQPEEPRASISHGGQPEEPRASISHGVSQKSQGPL, from the coding sequence ATGCAAACAGACCATGACAGGAACAACGTTATCAGTGATGATGACCTACCCCTCACCACCCTCCCCCATCCACaacctcctccactcccctccattGTTGTTAATGAAAAGCCAAGGGCCTCTACCCGCCAGAGGGTCCAGTCAGAAGAGCCAAGGGCCTCTATAAGCCACGGGGGTCAGCCAGAAGAGCCAAGGGCCTCTCTAAGCCACGGGGGTCAGCCAGAAGAGCCAAGGGCCTCTATAAGCCACGGGGGTCAGCCAGAAGAGCCAAGGGCCTCTATAAGCCACGGGGGTCAGCCAGAAGAGCCAAGGGCCTCTATAAGCCACGGGGGTCAGCCAGAAGAGCCAAGGGCCTCTATAAGCCACGGGGGTCAGCCAGAAGAGCCAAGGGCCTCTATAAGCCACGGGGGTCAGCCAGAAGAGCCAAGGGCCTCTATAAGCCACGGGGGTCAGCCAGAAGAGCCAAGGGCCTCTATAAGCCACGGGGGTCAGCCAGAAGAGCCAAGGGCCTCTATAAGCCACGGGGGTCAGCCAGAAGAGCCAAGGGCCTCTATAAGCCACGGGGGTCAGCCAGAAGAGCCAAGGGCCTCTATAAGCCACGGGGGTCAGCCAGAAGAGCCAAGGGCCTCTATAAGCCACGGGGGTCAGCCAGAAGAGCCAAGGGCCTCTATAAGCCACGGGGTCAGCCAGAAGAGCCAAGGGCCTCTATAA